One Citrobacter amalonaticus genomic window carries:
- a CDS encoding YbhQ family protein, translating into MRWQQRVRVATGLSCWQIMLHLLVVALLVVGWMSGTLVHVGLGLCVVYGVTVLLMLALQRHHEQRWREVADVLEELTTTWYFGAALIVLWLLSRVLQNNVLLALAGLAILAGPAVVSLLAKDKKLHDFASKHRIRR; encoded by the coding sequence ATGAGGTGGCAACAACGAGTTCGTGTCGCAACGGGGTTAAGTTGCTGGCAGATTATGTTGCATTTACTGGTCGTGGCGTTGTTGGTCGTGGGCTGGATGAGTGGCACGCTGGTGCACGTCGGCCTGGGATTATGCGTAGTGTATGGTGTGACCGTATTACTGATGCTGGCGTTACAGCGTCATCATGAGCAGCGCTGGCGCGAAGTCGCCGACGTGCTGGAAGAACTCACCACCACCTGGTATTTCGGCGCGGCGCTGATTGTGCTGTGGCTGTTGTCCCGGGTTTTACAAAACAACGTCCTGCTGGCGTTAGCGGGACTGGCAATCCTGGCCGGACCCGCTGTGGTTTCGCTGCTGGCGAAAGACAAAAAACTACATGATTTTGCGTCTAAACATCGCATACGCCGCTGA
- a CDS encoding ABC transporter permease has product MFHRLWTLIRKELQSLLREPQTRAILILPVLIQVLLFPFAATLEVTNATIAIYNEDNGKHSVELTQRFARAKAFTHILLLKSPQEIQPTIDTQKALLLVRFPADFSRNLDTFQSAPMQLILDGRNSNSAQIAANYLQQIVKNYQQELMEGKPKPNNSELVVRNWYNPNLDYKWFVVPSLIAMITTIGVMIVTSLSVAREREQGTLDQLLVSPLTTWQIFIGKAVPALIVATGQASIVLAVGIWAYQIPFAGSLALFYFTMVIYGLSLVGFGLLISSLCSTQQQAFIGVFVFMMPAILLSGYVSPVENMPVWLQNLTWINPIRHFTDITKQIYLKDASLQIVWGSLWPLLVIAATTGSAAYAMFRRKIM; this is encoded by the coding sequence ATGTTTCATCGTTTATGGACGTTAATTCGCAAAGAACTGCAGTCGCTGTTACGCGAGCCGCAAACCCGCGCGATCCTGATTCTGCCGGTGCTGATTCAGGTGCTTCTGTTTCCCTTTGCCGCGACGCTGGAAGTCACTAACGCCACCATCGCCATCTATAACGAAGACAACGGGAAGCACTCGGTTGAGCTGACCCAGCGCTTTGCCCGCGCCAAAGCCTTTACCCACATCCTGTTACTGAAAAGCCCGCAGGAAATTCAGCCCACGATCGATACGCAAAAGGCGCTGCTGCTGGTGCGTTTTCCGGCGGATTTCTCGCGCAATCTGGATACCTTTCAGTCTGCGCCCATGCAGTTAATCCTTGATGGTCGTAACTCGAACAGCGCGCAGATCGCCGCCAACTATCTTCAGCAAATCGTGAAGAACTACCAGCAGGAGCTGATGGAAGGCAAGCCGAAGCCGAATAACAGCGAGCTGGTGGTTCGCAACTGGTACAACCCTAATCTCGACTACAAATGGTTTGTGGTGCCCTCACTGATCGCGATGATCACGACCATTGGCGTGATGATCGTCACCTCGCTGTCCGTAGCGCGCGAGCGCGAACAGGGCACGCTGGATCAGCTGTTGGTCTCCCCGCTCACCACCTGGCAAATATTTATCGGTAAAGCGGTTCCTGCACTGATTGTGGCCACCGGCCAGGCCTCTATTGTGCTGGCAGTTGGTATCTGGGCGTATCAGATCCCGTTTGCCGGGTCGCTGGCGCTGTTTTACTTCACGATGGTGATTTACGGGCTGTCGCTGGTGGGATTTGGCCTGCTGATCTCCTCACTCTGCTCCACGCAGCAGCAGGCGTTTATCGGTGTATTCGTCTTTATGATGCCGGCGATTTTACTGTCGGGCTACGTCTCTCCGGTCGAGAACATGCCGGTCTGGTTGCAGAATCTGACGTGGATAAACCCGATCCGTCACTTCACGGATATCACCAAGCAGATCTATTTGAAAGATGCGAGTTTGCAGATTGTCTGGGGAAGCTTGTGGCCGCTACTGGTAATAGCGGCCACGACGGGATCAGCGGCGTATGCGATGTTTAGACGCAAAATCATGTAG
- a CDS encoding ABC transporter permease — MRNRLLSWRRVRALCVKETRQIVRDPSSWLIAVVIPLLLLFIFGYGINLDSSKLRVGILLEQQSEEALDFTHAMTGSPYIDATISDNRQALIEKMQAGRIRGLVVIPVDFAQQMARANDTAPIQVITDGSEPNTANFVQGYVEGIWQIWQMQRAEDRGETFEPLIEVQTRYWFNPAAISQHFIIPGAVTIIMTVIGAILTSLVVAREWERGTMEALLSTEVTRAELLLCKLIPYYFLGMLAMLLCMLVSVFVLGVPYRGSLLLLFFITSLFLLSTLGMGLLISTITRNQFNAAQVALNAAFLPSIMLSGFIFQIDSMPAVIRAVTYIIPARYFVSTLQSLFLAGNIPVVLIVNVLFLVASAVMFIGLTWIKTKRRLD, encoded by the coding sequence ATGCGTAACCGCCTTCTCTCCTGGCGTCGCGTACGGGCGCTGTGCGTCAAAGAGACGCGGCAGATCGTCCGCGATCCCAGTAGCTGGCTGATCGCCGTGGTGATCCCACTGCTGCTGCTGTTTATTTTTGGCTACGGCATTAACCTTGACTCCAGCAAGCTGCGGGTGGGGATCCTGCTTGAGCAGCAAAGCGAAGAGGCGCTGGACTTTACCCATGCGATGACCGGCTCGCCGTACATCGACGCCACCATTAGCGATAATCGCCAGGCGCTGATTGAAAAGATGCAGGCCGGGCGTATTCGCGGCCTGGTGGTGATTCCGGTCGATTTCGCCCAGCAGATGGCGCGCGCCAACGACACCGCGCCCATTCAGGTCATCACTGACGGCAGTGAACCCAATACCGCCAACTTCGTGCAGGGCTATGTGGAAGGGATCTGGCAAATCTGGCAGATGCAACGGGCGGAAGATCGCGGGGAAACGTTTGAACCGCTGATTGAGGTGCAGACCCGCTACTGGTTTAATCCGGCGGCAATCAGCCAGCATTTTATTATCCCTGGCGCGGTGACCATCATCATGACGGTAATCGGCGCAATCCTCACCTCACTGGTGGTGGCGCGTGAATGGGAACGCGGGACCATGGAAGCGTTGCTCTCTACGGAAGTGACGCGCGCCGAGCTGTTGCTGTGCAAGCTCATCCCCTACTACTTCCTCGGCATGCTGGCGATGCTGCTGTGTATGCTGGTATCGGTGTTTGTTCTCGGCGTCCCGTATCGCGGATCGCTGCTGCTGCTGTTTTTCATCACCAGCCTTTTTTTGCTCAGTACGCTGGGGATGGGACTGTTGATCTCTACCATCACCCGCAACCAGTTTAATGCCGCCCAGGTGGCGCTTAACGCCGCCTTTTTGCCGTCAATTATGCTGTCAGGTTTTATCTTCCAGATAGACAGTATGCCTGCGGTGATCCGTGCGGTGACCTACATTATTCCGGCACGCTACTTCGTCAGTACCCTGCAAAGCCTGTTTCTCGCCGGTAATATTCCGGTGGTGCTGATTGTCAACGTGCTGTTTTTGGTAGCCTCGGCGGTGATGTTTATTGGTCTGACATGGATAAAAACCAAACGTCGGCTGGATTGA
- a CDS encoding ATP-binding cassette domain-containing protein codes for MNDAVITLSGLTKRFAGLEKPAVAPLDCTIHAGYVTGLVGPDGAGKTTLMRMLAGLLKPDGGSATVIGFDPIKNDSALHAVLGYMPQKFGLYEDLTVMENLNLYADLRSVTGEVREKTFARLLEFTSLGPFTGRLAGKLSGGMKQKLGLACTLVGEPKVLLLDEPGVGVDPISRRELWQMVHELAGDGMLILWSTSYLDEAEQCRDVLLMNEGELLYQGEPTQLTQTMAGRSFLMHSPQENNRKLLQRALKLPQVSNGMIQGKSVRLILKKEATADDIRHANGMPEIDISETAPRFEDAFIDLLGGAATSESPLGAILHTVEGTPGETVIEAKALTKKFGDFAATDHVDFAVQRGEIFGLLGPNGAGKSTTFKMMCGLLVPTSGKALVLDMDLKVSSGKARQHLGYMAQKFSLYGNLTVEQNLRFFSGVYGLRGRAQNEKIARMSEAFGLKSIASHATDELPLGFKQRLALACSLMHEPDILFLDEPTSGVDPLTRREFWLHINSMVEKGVTVMVTTHFMDEAEYCDRIGLVYRGKLIASGTPDDLKAQAADDDTPDPTMEQAFIRLINDWDKEHANA; via the coding sequence CTGGCGGGCTTGCTGAAGCCGGATGGTGGCAGCGCGACGGTGATTGGCTTTGATCCGATCAAAAACGACAGCGCACTGCACGCCGTGCTCGGTTACATGCCGCAGAAATTCGGTCTGTATGAGGATCTCACCGTGATGGAGAACCTCAACCTGTACGCGGATTTACGCAGCGTGACGGGCGAGGTACGAGAAAAAACCTTTGCCCGCCTGCTGGAGTTTACCTCGCTCGGCCCGTTTACCGGGCGTCTGGCGGGAAAACTGTCCGGCGGGATGAAACAGAAGCTGGGGCTGGCCTGTACGCTGGTCGGCGAACCTAAAGTGCTGCTGCTGGATGAACCTGGCGTCGGCGTTGATCCGATTTCACGTCGCGAACTGTGGCAGATGGTGCACGAACTGGCGGGCGACGGGATGCTGATCCTGTGGAGCACCTCCTATCTGGATGAAGCCGAACAGTGTCGGGACGTGCTGCTGATGAACGAAGGCGAACTGCTGTATCAGGGGGAGCCAACCCAACTGACGCAAACCATGGCGGGACGTAGTTTTTTGATGCACAGCCCGCAGGAAAACAACCGTAAACTGCTCCAGCGGGCGTTAAAACTGCCGCAGGTCAGCAACGGTATGATCCAGGGGAAATCGGTGCGTCTGATCCTGAAAAAAGAGGCCACGGCGGACGACATTCGCCATGCCAACGGCATGCCGGAGATCGACATCAGCGAGACGGCGCCACGCTTCGAAGACGCGTTTATCGATCTGCTGGGCGGTGCCGCGACCTCTGAATCACCGCTGGGTGCCATTCTGCATACCGTAGAGGGAACGCCGGGTGAAACGGTGATTGAAGCGAAAGCGCTGACCAAGAAATTTGGCGACTTCGCCGCCACCGACCACGTCGATTTTGCCGTCCAGCGTGGTGAAATTTTTGGCCTGCTGGGCCCCAACGGCGCGGGCAAATCGACGACCTTTAAAATGATGTGCGGCCTGTTAGTACCCACATCCGGAAAAGCGCTGGTGCTGGACATGGATCTGAAGGTCAGCTCCGGCAAAGCACGCCAGCATCTGGGCTATATGGCGCAAAAATTCTCGCTCTACGGCAACCTGACGGTGGAGCAAAACCTGCGCTTTTTCTCCGGCGTTTATGGCCTGCGGGGACGCGCGCAGAACGAAAAAATTGCCCGTATGAGCGAGGCGTTTGGCCTGAAGAGTATCGCCTCGCATGCTACCGACGAACTGCCACTGGGCTTTAAGCAGCGTCTGGCGCTGGCCTGTTCGCTGATGCATGAACCGGACATCCTGTTTCTCGATGAACCCACTTCAGGCGTCGATCCCCTCACCCGCCGCGAGTTCTGGCTGCATATCAACAGCATGGTGGAAAAAGGCGTGACGGTGATGGTGACCACGCACTTTATGGACGAAGCGGAATATTGCGACCGTATCGGCCTGGTCTATCGCGGGAAATTGATTGCCAGCGGCACGCCGGACGATCTGAAAGCGCAGGCCGCCGATGATGACACGCCGGACCCGACCATGGAGCAGGCTTTTATCCGGCTGATTAACGACTGGGATAAGGAGCATGCCAATGCGTAA